Proteins from a single region of Ziziphus jujuba cultivar Dongzao chromosome 1, ASM3175591v1:
- the LOC107404941 gene encoding protein CURVATURE THYLAKOID 1C, chloroplastic isoform X2, protein MWCVEHRALSPLFHSRYDYRRKQEVDMASIIASLPPSLLANERKSLFRALPKLPVYSVGERQNRVSFVAVKATGESSESSSSLSIVKSVQSAWDKSEDRLAFVGLGFAAVVALWASTNLITAIDRLPVIPGLLELVGILFSWWFIYRYLLFKPDREELIQIINKAISEILGGQ, encoded by the exons ATGTGGTGTGTGGAACACAGAGCACTGAGTCCTCTCTTTCACTCTCGCTACGACTACAGAAGAAAGCAAGAA GTAGACATGGCTTCCATCATTGCAAGCTTGCCTCCATCATTGTTGGCCAATGAAAGAAAATCCCTTTTCAGAGCTCTTCCTAAACTTCCAGTTTATTCTGTTGGAG AGAGACAGAATCGTGTTTCTTTTGTTGCTGTGAAGGCTACAGGGGAAAGCTCCGAGTCTTCAAGCTCTCTTAGCATTGTCAAGTCTGTTCAAAGTGCC TGGGATAAATCTGAAGATCGGCTGGCTTTTGTTGGGTTGGGATTTGCAGCTGTAGTAGCCCTATGGGCATCAACGAATCTGATTACA GCTATTGACAGGTTGCCAGTAATCCCAGGCCTACTAGAACTCGTTGGCATACTATTCTCTTGG TGGTTTATTTATCGCTACCTCTTATTCAAACCTGATCG GGAAGAGCTTATCCAAATCATCAACAAAGCAATATCAGAAATCTTGGGCGGCCAGTGA
- the LOC107405196 gene encoding small ribosomal subunit protein uS17c: MSLTALFLQLPPLHSLKLSSSTPTTSFLHGSTPLSQLSKPNSCVIHPVSKPPSFLPTIRAMRSLQGKVVCATNDKTVAVEVTRLAPHPKYKRRVRKKKKYQAHDPDNQFKVGDIVQLEESKPISKTKTFLAIPVPKRNSNSKNAVAEEADGTQQLGIPLESQQQLQA, from the coding sequence ATGTCACTCACAGCCTTATTCCTCCAACTGCCTCCATTACACTCCCTCAAGCTCTCCTCCTCCACCCCAACAACCTCTTTCCTCCATGGCTCGACCCCTCTCTCCCAACTCTCCAAACCCAATTCCTGTGTCATCCATCCAGTCTCAAAGCCCCCATCTTTCCTCCCAACAATCAGGGCTATGAGGTCATTGCAGGGCAAAGTCGTTTGCGCCACCAACGATAAGACCGTGGCGGTGGAGGTGACGCGTTTGGCCCCTCACCCAAAGTACAAGAGGCGTgttaggaagaagaagaagtaccAGGCTCATGACCCTGATAACCAATTCAAGGTTGGGGACATTGTTCAGCTCGAGGAAAGCAAACCCATTAGCAAGACCAAGACTTTTCTCGCCATCCCTGTTCCCAAAAGGAATTCCAACTCCAAGAATGCCGTGGCCGAAGAAGCTGATGGAACCCAGCAGCTTGGCATTCCTTTGGAGTCTCAGCAGCAGTTGCAAGCTTAG
- the LOC107405188 gene encoding homeobox-leucine zipper protein GLABRA 2, whose protein sequence is MLAMGVDMSNNPPTSHTKDYFASPALSLSLAGIFRDARAAAADTPAANVEVEEGDEGSGGGRREDTVEISSENSGPVRSRSDDEFDPEGDHDDGDGDDKNKKKKRKKYHRHTAEQIREMEALFKESPHPDEKQRQQLSKQLGLAPRQVKFWFQNRRTQIKAIQERHENSLLKTEMEKLRDDNKAMREQINKSCCPNCGTATTSRDANMTTEEQQLRIENARLKAEVEKLRAAIRKYPSGTTSPSCSAGNDQENRSSLDFYTGIFGLEKSRIMEIVNQATEELKTMATAGEPLWVRSVETGREILNYDEYTKEFSVETPSSGGGRPKRSIEASREIGAVFMDLPRLVQSFMDVNQWKEMFPCMISKAATVDVISNGEGDNRNGSVQLMFSELQMLTPMVPTREVYFVRHCKQLSAEQWAIVDVSIDKVEDNIDASLVKCRKRPSGCIIEDKSNGHCKVTWVEHLECQKSTVHTMYRTIVSSGMAFGARHWMATLQLQCERLVFFMATNVPMKDSTGVATLAGRKSILKLAQRMTSSFCRAIGASSYNIWTKVSGKTGEDIRIASRKNLNDPGEPLGLILCAVSSVWLPISPHVLFDFLRDESRRNEWDIMSNGNQVQSMANLSKGQDRGNAVTIQTTKSNENSMWILQDCCTNAYESTVVYAQVDITGMQTVMTGCDSSNLAILPSGFSILPDGLDSRPLVITSRREEKTAEGGSLLTVAFQILTNTSPTAKLTMESVDSANTLISCILKNIKTSLQCEDG, encoded by the exons ATGCTTGCCATGGGCGTGGACATGTCGAATAATCCACCCACTTCTCATACCAAAGACTACTTTGCTTCTCCAGCTCTCTCCCTCAGCCTT gctGGAATTTTCCGTGATGCCCGGGCGGCTGCGGCAGACACCCCTGCTGCCAACGTAGAGGTTGAAGAAGGCGACGAAGGCAGCGGTGGAGGTCGGAGAGAAGACACTGTTGAGATAAGCAGTGAGAACTCTGGACCTGTGAGATCAAGATCAGATGATGAATTTGATCCAGAAGGAGATCATGATGATGGAGATGGAGATgacaagaataagaagaagaaaaggaaaaagtatCACAGGCACACTGCTGAGCAAATCCGAGAAATGGAAGC GCTATTCAAGGAATCACCCCATCCAGATGAAAAGCAAAGACAGCAACTTAGCAAGCAACTTGGCTTGGCTCCTAGGCAGGTCAAGTTTTGGTTCCAAAATCGTCGAACCCAAATCAAG gCTATACAAGAAAGACATGAAAATTCTCTGCTGAAAACCGAAATGGAAAAACTCCGGGATGATAATAAGGCAATGAGAGAGCAAATCAATAAATCATGTTGTCCAAATTGTGGTACTGCCACAACTAGCAGAGACGCCAACATGACAACAGAGGAGCAACAGCTACGAATTGAAAATGCCAGACTCAAAGCCGAG GTTGAAAAACTCCGAGCAGCTATAAGAAAATACCCATCAGGGACAACGTCTCCTTCCTGCTCTGCTGGAAATGACCAAGAGAACAGAAGCTCTTTAGACTTTTACACTGGAATTTTCGGGCTTGAGAAATCCAGAATCATGGAGATTGTTAACCAAGCAACGGAAGAGCTTAAAACGATGGCCACAGCTGGAGAACCACTTTGGGTTCGAAGTGTTGAAACCGGTCGTGAAATACTCAACTACGACGAGTATACAAAAGAGTTCTCTGTTGAAACTCCGAGCAGCGGCGGTGGAAGGCCAAAGAGATCCATTGAAGCCTCCAGAGAGATCGGTGCCGTCTTCATGGATCTCCCTCGACTGGTTCAGAGTTTCATGGATGTG AATCAATGGAAGGAAATGTTCCCATGCATGATCTCAAAGGCTGCCACAGTCGATGTTATTTCCAACGGTGAAGGGGATAACAGAAATGGCTCTGTACAATTG ATGTTCTCAGAGCTTCAAATGCTCACACCCATGGTGCCCACTAGAGAGGTTTATTTCGTCCGACATTGCAAGCAACTGAGTGCTGAACAGTGGGCCATTGTTGATGTTTCAATCGACAAAGTAGAAGACAATATTGATGCATCCTTGGTGAAATGCAGAAAACGTCCCTCTGGCTGCATTATTGAGGACAAATCAAATGGACACTGCAAG GTGACTTGGGTTGAGCACTTGGAATGCCAGAAAAGCACGGTCCACACAATGTACCGAACTATTGTCAGCAGTGGCATGGCATTTGGCGCAAGGCATTGGATGGCAACGCTGCAACTCCAATGCGAACGGCTCGTCTTCTTCATGGCAACCAATGTTCCTATGAAGGACTCGACTG GAGTGGCCACCTTGGCTGGGaggaaaagcatattgaagctggcACAAAGAATGACATCAAGTTTTTGTCGAGCAATCGGCGCATCAAGCTATAATATATGGACCAAAGTCTCTGGTAAAACAGGGGAAGACATAAGAATTGCCTCCAGGAAAAATTTGAACGACCCTGGAGAACCTCTTGGATTGATACTGTGTGCAGTTTCTTCAGTATGGTTGCCCATCTCTCCTCATGTACTATTCGATTTCTTAAGAGATGAAAGCCGCCGGAATGAG TGGGACATTATGTCGAATGGAAATCAAGTTCAATCCATGGCTAACTTGTCAAAAGGGCAGGATCGTGGCAATGCAGTTACCATCCAA acgaCAAAATCAAATGAGAACAGTATGTGGATACTCCAAGATTGCTGCACAAATGCTTATGAGTCCACCGTGGTCTATGCTCAAGTGGACATTACAGGCATGCAGACTGTGATGACTGGATGCGATTCAAGCAACCTTGCTATATTACCGTCTGGGTTCTCAATTCTTCCAGATGGTTTAGATTCAAGGCCTCTAGTTATCACTTCTAGGCGAGAAGAGAAAACTGCAGAAGGAGGATCTTTGCTTACAGTAGCATTTCAAATCCTAACAAATACATCCCCCACAGCAAAACTAACTATGGAGTCTGTGGATTCTGCTAATACTCTTATATCTTGtattcttaaaaatataaagacGAGCTTGCAGTGTGAGGATGGTTGA
- the LOC107404941 gene encoding protein CURVATURE THYLAKOID 1C, chloroplastic isoform X1: MWCVEHRALSPLFHSRYDYRRKQEVSHWVDMASIIASLPPSLLANERKSLFRALPKLPVYSVGERQNRVSFVAVKATGESSESSSSLSIVKSVQSAWDKSEDRLAFVGLGFAAVVALWASTNLITAIDRLPVIPGLLELVGILFSWWFIYRYLLFKPDREELIQIINKAISEILGGQ; this comes from the exons ATGTGGTGTGTGGAACACAGAGCACTGAGTCCTCTCTTTCACTCTCGCTACGACTACAGAAGAAAGCAAGAAGTCAGTCATTGG GTAGACATGGCTTCCATCATTGCAAGCTTGCCTCCATCATTGTTGGCCAATGAAAGAAAATCCCTTTTCAGAGCTCTTCCTAAACTTCCAGTTTATTCTGTTGGAG AGAGACAGAATCGTGTTTCTTTTGTTGCTGTGAAGGCTACAGGGGAAAGCTCCGAGTCTTCAAGCTCTCTTAGCATTGTCAAGTCTGTTCAAAGTGCC TGGGATAAATCTGAAGATCGGCTGGCTTTTGTTGGGTTGGGATTTGCAGCTGTAGTAGCCCTATGGGCATCAACGAATCTGATTACA GCTATTGACAGGTTGCCAGTAATCCCAGGCCTACTAGAACTCGTTGGCATACTATTCTCTTGG TGGTTTATTTATCGCTACCTCTTATTCAAACCTGATCG GGAAGAGCTTATCCAAATCATCAACAAAGCAATATCAGAAATCTTGGGCGGCCAGTGA
- the LOC107404842 gene encoding photosystem I reaction center subunit VI-2, chloroplastic, which produces MASLATLAAVQPATIKGLGGSSLTGTKLSIKPTSQSLKTKKFRSRAVVAKYGDKSVYFDLEDLGNTTGQWDLYGSDAPSPYNPLQSKFFETFAAPFTKRGLLLKFSILGGASALAYLSATASGDILPIKKGPQLPPKPGPRGKI; this is translated from the exons ATGGCATCTCTAGCAACCTTAGCCGCTGTGCAACCAGCCACCATCAAGGGCCTTGGTGGAAGCTCTCTCACTGGAACTAAGCTTTCCATCAAACCCACTAGCCAGAGTCTCAAAACCAAGAAGTTCag GAGTCGTGCTGTGGTGGCAAAATATGGAGACAAAAGTGTATACTTTGATCTGGAGGATCTGGGCAACACCACTGGGCAGTGGGACTTGTATGGATCAGATGCTCCTTCACCATACAACCCTCTTCAG AGCAAATTCTTTGAGACATTTGCTGCTCCTTTCACCAAGAGAGGTTTACTGCTCAAGTTCTCGATATTGGGAGGTGCTTCCGCCCTTGCTTACCTTAGTGCCACGGCCTCAGGTGACATTCTACCAATCAAGAAAGGTCCACAACTTCCACCAAAGCCAGGGCCACGTGGCAAGATCTAA
- the LOC107404941 gene encoding protein CURVATURE THYLAKOID 1C, chloroplastic isoform X3 produces the protein MASIIASLPPSLLANERKSLFRALPKLPVYSVGERQNRVSFVAVKATGESSESSSSLSIVKSVQSAWDKSEDRLAFVGLGFAAVVALWASTNLITAIDRLPVIPGLLELVGILFSWWFIYRYLLFKPDREELIQIINKAISEILGGQ, from the exons ATGGCTTCCATCATTGCAAGCTTGCCTCCATCATTGTTGGCCAATGAAAGAAAATCCCTTTTCAGAGCTCTTCCTAAACTTCCAGTTTATTCTGTTGGAG AGAGACAGAATCGTGTTTCTTTTGTTGCTGTGAAGGCTACAGGGGAAAGCTCCGAGTCTTCAAGCTCTCTTAGCATTGTCAAGTCTGTTCAAAGTGCC TGGGATAAATCTGAAGATCGGCTGGCTTTTGTTGGGTTGGGATTTGCAGCTGTAGTAGCCCTATGGGCATCAACGAATCTGATTACA GCTATTGACAGGTTGCCAGTAATCCCAGGCCTACTAGAACTCGTTGGCATACTATTCTCTTGG TGGTTTATTTATCGCTACCTCTTATTCAAACCTGATCG GGAAGAGCTTATCCAAATCATCAACAAAGCAATATCAGAAATCTTGGGCGGCCAGTGA
- the LOC107404629 gene encoding peroxidase 29: MGLIKEFLAMVSFVWVFGCSCASGLLEHQFYRNSCGAAEMIVKEEVKTSVLTDPSTAAALLRLAFHDCQVDGCDASILLGEPNSLPMELKSDKNFGIRKMGIIDMIKTSLEQHCPQTVSCADIIQLAAREAIYLSGGPYIQVLTGRRDSVSASKQRADKQLPASDISIDEFIRIFGENNISLEEGVALIGAHTLGRTHCRNIIDRLQPRTDPTLSPVFSLLLKTVCSNPYLSDITFAQNDATVFVFDNRYFLDIQDGRGLLKIDSEVARDPRTRPYVVMFGRDMMRFFDLFTSGFLRLSSSKVLVGEEGEIRKDCRFRNK, encoded by the exons ATGGGTTTGATCAAAGAATTTTTGGCAATGGTTTCGTTTGTGTGGGTCTTTGGTTGCTCTTGTGCAAGTGGACTACTTGAACACCAATTTTACAGGAATAGTTGTGGTGCTGCAGAGATGATTGTGAAGGAGGAAGTGAAAACCAGTGTGCTCACTGATCCTTCCACTGCTGCTGCTCTTCTCAGACTAGCTTTCCATGATTGCCAAGTTGAT gGTTGTGATGCTTCGATTCTTCTGGGGGAACCAAACAGCTTACCAATGGAGTTAAAGTCTGATAAGAACTTTGGAATAAGAAAGATGGGGATCATCGATATGATAAAGACATCCCTTGAGCAACACTGTCCTCAAACTGTTTCTTGTGCTGATATAATTCAGCTGGCTGCTAGGGAGGCTATCTAtctg TCAGGAGGACCATACATACAGGTTTTGACTGGGAGAAGAGACTCTGTCTCTGCAAGTAAACAGAGAGCTGACAAACAGCTTCCAGCTTCTGACATATCCATTGACGAGTTCATCCGGATTTTTGGCGAAAACAATATTAGTCTGGAAGAAGGAGTTGCACTCATtg GAGCTCATACTCTAGGGAGAACACACTGCAGGAACATCATCGATAGGCTTCAGCCAAGAACTGATCCCACATTGTCACCTGTGTTCTCTTTGTTGCTGAAAACTGTCTGTAGCAATCCTTATTTATCTGATATAACATTCGCTCAAAACGATGCCACTGTCTTTGTGTTTGACAACCGCTACTTCTTAGACATACAAGATGGAAGGGGACTGCTTAAGATTGATTCTGAGGTTGCTAGAGATCCAAGGACACGCCCTTATGTGGTCATGTTTGGGAGGGACATGATGAGGTTTTTCGATTTGTTCACATCTGGGTTTCTGAGGCTATCAAGCTCCAAAGTGTTGGTTGGAGAAGAGGGAGAGATTAGGAAAGATTGTAGGTTCAGGAACAAGTAA